One genomic region from Ornithinicoccus hortensis encodes:
- a CDS encoding S-(hydroxymethyl)mycothiol dehydrogenase yields the protein MPSTVKGVIARSKGADVEVVDIVVPDPGPGEAVVKVEACGVCHTDLHYRDGGINDEFPFLLGHEAAGTVEAVGEGVTDVAPGDFVILNWRAVCGQCRACAKGEPWYCFDTANATQKMTLTDGTELSPALGIGAFIEKTLVAAGQCTKVDREASAAAAGLLGCGVMAGFGAAVNTGGVRRGDSVAVIGCGGVGNAAIAGAALAGATTVIAVDVDDRKLVGAKAFGATHTVNSKDVDPVEKIRELTGGFGADVVVEAVGRPETYEQAFYARDLAGTVVLVGVPTPDMEVMLPLLEIFGRGGALKSSWYGDCLPSRDFPMLIDLYRQGKFDLDAFVTEKIALDQVESAFEKMHGGQVLRSVVEL from the coding sequence ATGCCCAGCACGGTCAAGGGCGTCATCGCCCGCAGCAAGGGAGCCGACGTCGAGGTCGTCGACATCGTCGTGCCCGACCCCGGACCCGGTGAGGCGGTGGTCAAGGTCGAGGCGTGCGGCGTGTGCCACACCGACCTGCACTACCGCGATGGTGGGATCAACGACGAGTTCCCGTTCCTGCTCGGCCACGAGGCGGCCGGCACGGTCGAGGCCGTGGGCGAGGGCGTGACCGACGTCGCCCCCGGTGACTTCGTCATCCTGAACTGGCGCGCCGTCTGCGGGCAGTGCCGGGCCTGCGCCAAGGGTGAGCCGTGGTACTGCTTCGACACCGCGAACGCCACCCAGAAGATGACGCTGACCGACGGCACGGAGCTCTCGCCCGCCCTCGGGATCGGCGCCTTCATCGAGAAGACCCTGGTCGCGGCCGGGCAGTGCACCAAGGTCGACCGGGAGGCCTCCGCCGCGGCCGCCGGCCTCCTCGGGTGCGGGGTGATGGCCGGCTTCGGCGCCGCGGTGAACACCGGCGGCGTGCGCCGGGGCGACTCCGTGGCCGTGATCGGCTGCGGCGGGGTCGGCAACGCCGCGATCGCCGGGGCGGCGCTGGCCGGGGCGACCACGGTCATCGCCGTCGATGTGGACGACCGCAAGCTGGTGGGCGCCAAGGCCTTCGGGGCCACGCACACCGTCAACAGCAAGGACGTCGACCCGGTCGAGAAGATCCGCGAGCTCACCGGCGGGTTCGGCGCCGACGTGGTCGTCGAGGCGGTCGGCCGTCCGGAGACCTACGAGCAGGCGTTCTACGCCCGTGACCTCGCCGGCACCGTCGTGCTGGTCGGCGTCCCCACCCCGGACATGGAGGTGATGCTGCCGCTGCTGGAGATCTTCGGCCGGGGCGGCGCGCTGAAGTCCAGCTGGTACGGCGACTGCCTGCCGTCCCGCGACTTCCCGATGCTCATCGACCTCTACCGGCAGGGCAAGTTCGACCTGGACGCCTTCGTCACCGAGAAGATCGCGCTCGACCAGGTGGAGAGCGCCTTCGAGAAGATGCACGGTGGTCAGGTGCTGCGCTCGGTGGTGGAGCTGTGA
- a CDS encoding MBL fold metallo-hydrolase, whose protein sequence is MSGELRVDHAVTSGTFSLDGGTWEVDNNVWVLGDDTQCVVIDAPHDADAIAAVVGERELVAVLCTHAHDDHIGAVGDIFDRTRAPSYLHPEDRVLWDRVYQVGPDHELADGQVITVAGTEVRVLHTPGHSPGAVCFYVPALGVLFTGDTLFQGGPGATGRSYSDFPTIIDSIRDKLLVLPPETVVHTGHGDSTTIGDEAPHLQEWIDRGH, encoded by the coding sequence GTGAGCGGGGAGCTGCGGGTCGACCACGCCGTCACCTCCGGGACCTTCTCCCTGGACGGCGGCACCTGGGAGGTCGACAACAACGTGTGGGTGCTCGGCGACGACACCCAGTGCGTCGTGATCGACGCCCCCCACGACGCGGACGCGATCGCAGCGGTGGTGGGTGAGCGCGAGCTGGTGGCCGTGCTGTGCACGCACGCGCACGACGACCACATCGGCGCCGTCGGCGACATCTTCGACCGGACCCGCGCCCCGTCATACCTGCATCCCGAGGACCGGGTGCTGTGGGACCGGGTCTACCAGGTGGGTCCGGACCACGAGCTCGCCGACGGACAGGTCATCACCGTGGCGGGCACGGAGGTGCGGGTGCTGCACACGCCGGGGCACAGCCCGGGCGCGGTCTGCTTCTACGTGCCGGCGCTGGGCGTGCTCTTCACCGGGGACACCCTGTTCCAGGGCGGGCCGGGGGCCACCGGCCGCTCGTACAGCGACTTCCCGACGATCATCGACTCGATCCGCGACAAGCTCCTCGTGCTGCCGCCGGAGACCGTCGTGCACACCGGGCACGGCGACTCGACCACGATCGGGGACGAGGCGCCGCACCTGCAGGAGTGGATCGACCGCGGGCACTGA
- a CDS encoding DUF6412 domain-containing protein, with protein MTTLERAYARSVLAVLLGALLGSLLVWSGDPASLVLSVGVVLLTGMLRRSAAAPSWRAGLVRSDGVGRRRYAWSRLPLPLRDPGLPGRPQPRAPGLLTVGVPA; from the coding sequence GTGACGACGCTGGAGAGAGCCTACGCGCGGTCCGTGCTGGCCGTGCTGCTCGGCGCGCTCCTGGGCTCGTTGCTGGTGTGGTCCGGCGACCCGGCCTCCCTGGTGCTCAGCGTCGGCGTGGTGCTCCTCACCGGGATGCTCCGGCGGTCGGCCGCGGCGCCGTCCTGGCGGGCCGGGCTGGTCCGCAGCGACGGGGTGGGTCGCCGCCGGTATGCCTGGAGCCGGCTCCCGCTGCCGCTGCGCGACCCCGGCCTGCCCGGCCGCCCGCAGCCACGCGCCCCGGGACTGCTGACCGTGGGGGTCCCTGCCTGA
- a CDS encoding YidC/Oxa1 family membrane protein insertase, whose product MFAFLDPVMLPVHDLIEAVSQWVPMPLCIVLLTVLVRLALHPLNRATYRAGLHRRRISPQVRELQELHRKNPEKLRAELMELHTREGVYPAAGCLPALLQLPVLGVVYRLFSAPQFAGTANALQHHTLAGVPLTAHLTTAGSGVWVFALLIAVALVVAWLIMRQTRDTMAEAQQMTPADPRQAEVTATMNRILPMMSFGTVAAVAVLPLATGLYLAVSASWTYCERLLVRRTVTV is encoded by the coding sequence GTGTTCGCCTTTCTCGACCCTGTCATGCTCCCGGTCCACGATCTCATCGAGGCCGTGTCCCAGTGGGTGCCGATGCCGCTGTGCATCGTGCTCCTCACCGTCCTCGTCCGGCTCGCCCTGCACCCGTTGAACCGGGCCACCTACCGCGCCGGCCTGCACCGCAGACGCATCTCGCCGCAGGTGCGCGAGCTGCAGGAGTTGCACCGCAAGAACCCGGAGAAGCTGCGCGCCGAGCTGATGGAGCTGCACACCCGCGAGGGGGTGTACCCGGCCGCGGGGTGCCTGCCCGCCCTCCTGCAGCTGCCGGTGCTCGGCGTGGTCTACCGGCTGTTCAGCGCACCGCAGTTCGCCGGGACCGCCAACGCCCTGCAGCACCACACCCTCGCCGGGGTGCCGCTGACCGCGCACCTGACCACGGCCGGCAGCGGGGTCTGGGTGTTCGCCCTCTTGATCGCCGTCGCGTTGGTCGTGGCCTGGCTGATCATGCGACAGACCCGGGACACCATGGCCGAAGCCCAGCAGATGACCCCGGCCGACCCGCGCCAGGCCGAGGTCACGGCGACGATGAACCGGATCCTGCCGATGATGTCCTTCGGCACGGTCGCCGCCGTGGCCGTGCTGCCCCTGGCCACCGGGCTCTACCTGGCGGTGAGCGCGTCCTGGACCTACTGTGAGCGGCTCCTGGTGCGCCGCACCGTCACCGTCTGA
- a CDS encoding GOLPH3/VPS74 family protein, producing the protein MLIAEEVLILLTDTEGRAVSTPRATRTVCTGALLLELELAGRLRLDDAGRLMVTDGAPTGAESPGGTPAEPLPESLEEAMALFAKHEGRKPKAIMPVVARRCEALAYDALLASGAAEEEKHNALGFIPDTRRHLTDPAGRDALHREVQAVLLGEQPPTTRTGSLIALLHAASSIHTVFAGAGGLSDKELRGRAADIADGEWASEASRGAIRSMQTAMVVGVGVAMFGAGS; encoded by the coding sequence ATGTTGATCGCAGAGGAAGTCCTGATCCTGCTCACCGACACCGAGGGCAGGGCCGTCTCCACGCCCCGCGCCACGCGGACCGTGTGCACCGGCGCCCTCCTGCTCGAACTGGAACTCGCCGGGCGCCTACGGCTCGACGACGCAGGCCGCCTCATGGTGACCGACGGTGCCCCGACCGGCGCCGAATCGCCCGGTGGAACGCCCGCCGAACCGCTGCCTGAGTCGCTCGAGGAGGCCATGGCACTGTTTGCCAAGCACGAGGGACGCAAGCCGAAGGCGATCATGCCGGTGGTGGCCCGTCGCTGTGAGGCGCTGGCCTACGACGCGCTCCTGGCTTCCGGTGCCGCCGAGGAGGAGAAGCACAACGCCCTCGGCTTCATCCCGGACACCCGGCGCCACCTGACGGATCCTGCGGGGCGCGACGCGCTCCATCGCGAGGTGCAGGCCGTCCTGCTCGGCGAGCAGCCGCCCACCACGCGGACCGGCTCGCTGATCGCACTCCTCCACGCCGCCAGCAGCATCCACACCGTGTTCGCGGGGGCGGGCGGTCTCTCCGACAAGGAACTGCGCGGGCGGGCGGCCGACATCGCGGACGGCGAGTGGGCCTCCGAGGCCTCCCGCGGTGCCATCCGGAGCATGCAGACCGCCATGGTCGTCGGCGTCGGCGTCGCGATGTTCGGCGCCGGCAGCTGA
- a CDS encoding GNAT family N-acetyltransferase yields MTTLSDLWPVFGLRITAGPLELRALTDEDLIALCDLAARGIHPPERMPFYFPWTDAPPEELVRNTAAYHWRARADFRPAEWSLQLGVWHEGVLVGSQGLEASNYPVTRTAETGSWLGQAHQGRRIGTAMRQVICAFAFDHLDAAEVTSGAFLDNPASLAVSRKVGYREDGVRRLQRREGELAHNQTLVLTPETLVRGEHELRVEGLEPVRRAVGLDG; encoded by the coding sequence ATGACGACCCTGTCCGACCTCTGGCCCGTCTTCGGGCTCCGGATCACCGCCGGCCCGCTGGAACTGCGAGCCCTCACCGACGAGGACCTCATCGCCCTGTGCGACCTGGCGGCGCGGGGCATCCACCCGCCGGAGCGGATGCCGTTCTACTTCCCGTGGACCGACGCCCCGCCCGAGGAGCTGGTGCGCAACACCGCCGCCTACCACTGGCGGGCCCGCGCCGACTTCCGGCCCGCGGAGTGGAGCCTGCAGCTCGGGGTGTGGCATGAGGGGGTGCTGGTGGGCAGTCAGGGGCTGGAGGCCAGCAACTATCCCGTCACCCGCACCGCCGAGACCGGCTCGTGGCTGGGGCAGGCGCACCAGGGCCGCAGGATCGGCACCGCGATGCGCCAGGTCATCTGCGCCTTCGCCTTCGACCACCTGGACGCGGCCGAGGTGACCTCCGGTGCCTTCCTGGACAATCCCGCGTCGCTCGCGGTGAGCCGCAAGGTCGGCTACCGGGAGGACGGGGTGCGCCGGCTGCAGCGCCGCGAGGGCGAGCTCGCCCACAACCAGACGCTCGTGCTGACGCCGGAGACACTCGTCCGCGGTGAGCACGAACTGCGGGTCGAGGGGCTGGAGCCGGTGCGCCGGGCCGTCGGTCTGGACGGCTGA
- the cysS gene encoding cysteine--tRNA ligase: MTLRLYDTATRALRDFQPLEPGKVGIYICGLTTQGDPHIGHVRFTVAFDVLRRWLVRGHGYDVTLVRNVTDIDDKILNKSSDHDTPWWAWSYTHERATSQALDTLGVLPPTYEPRATGHITEMVELIDLLVERGHAYPAEDGSGDVYFDVRSFPDYGALTRQRIEDMEPAADADPRGKRDPRDFALWKGAKPTEPATASWPTAYGRGRPGWHLECSAMARKYLGDTFDIHGGGVDLRFPHHENEQAQSRAAGLGFAQFWLHNAWVTISGEKMSKSLGNSLVVSELTRHVRPLVLRYYLTAVHYRSTIEYGEDSLAEAQAAVERIESFVQRAVEAVGEPAGELAEIELDSGFADALDDDLNVSEALAVLFGLVREGNRALEAGAAEEATVRHTLGQVLAMTDVLGVNPRSPQWAREGSGSTDVLDALVQSRLDARAAARADKDFATADAIRDELTGLGIVIEDTPTGARWSLGG, from the coding sequence GTGACTCTGCGCCTGTACGACACCGCCACCCGTGCCCTGCGGGACTTCCAGCCCCTCGAGCCGGGGAAGGTCGGCATCTACATCTGCGGGCTCACCACCCAGGGGGACCCGCACATCGGGCACGTGCGCTTCACGGTCGCCTTCGACGTGCTGCGCCGCTGGCTGGTCCGGGGCCACGGCTACGACGTCACGCTGGTGCGCAACGTCACCGACATCGACGACAAGATCCTGAACAAGTCGTCCGACCACGACACCCCGTGGTGGGCGTGGAGCTACACCCACGAGCGCGCCACCAGCCAGGCCCTGGACACGCTGGGGGTGCTGCCGCCGACCTACGAGCCCCGCGCCACCGGCCACATCACCGAGATGGTCGAACTCATCGACCTGCTCGTCGAGCGGGGCCACGCCTACCCGGCGGAGGACGGCAGCGGCGACGTCTATTTCGACGTGCGCTCCTTCCCCGACTACGGCGCGCTGACCCGGCAGCGGATCGAGGACATGGAGCCGGCGGCCGACGCCGACCCGCGGGGCAAGCGCGACCCCCGCGACTTCGCGCTGTGGAAGGGGGCCAAGCCGACCGAGCCGGCGACGGCCAGCTGGCCCACGGCATACGGCAGGGGCCGTCCCGGCTGGCACCTGGAGTGCTCGGCGATGGCCCGCAAGTACCTCGGGGACACCTTCGACATCCACGGCGGTGGCGTCGACCTGCGCTTCCCGCACCACGAGAACGAGCAGGCCCAGTCGCGGGCCGCCGGGCTGGGCTTCGCGCAGTTCTGGCTGCACAACGCGTGGGTCACCATCAGCGGCGAGAAGATGAGCAAGTCGCTGGGCAACTCCCTGGTCGTCTCCGAGCTGACCCGGCACGTGCGACCGCTGGTGCTGCGCTACTACCTGACCGCCGTGCACTACCGGTCCACCATCGAGTACGGCGAGGACTCGTTGGCCGAGGCGCAGGCCGCGGTCGAGCGGATCGAGTCGTTCGTCCAGCGGGCGGTGGAGGCCGTCGGCGAGCCGGCGGGCGAGCTCGCCGAGATCGAGCTGGACAGCGGGTTCGCCGACGCGCTGGACGACGACCTCAACGTGTCCGAGGCGCTCGCGGTGCTGTTCGGCCTGGTGCGCGAGGGCAACCGCGCCCTCGAGGCGGGCGCGGCGGAGGAGGCGACCGTGCGGCATACCCTCGGGCAGGTCCTGGCGATGACCGACGTCCTCGGGGTGAACCCGCGCTCGCCCCAGTGGGCGCGGGAGGGGTCCGGCAGCACGGACGTCCTGGACGCGCTGGTGCAATCCCGGCTGGACGCCCGCGCGGCGGCCCGCGCGGACAAGGACTTCGCCACCGCCGACGCCATCCGCGACGAGCTCACCGGGCTCGGCATCGTCATCGAGGACACCCCGACCGGCGCGCGCTGGTCGCTGGGTGGCTGA